A DNA window from Paraburkholderia sp. IMGN_8 contains the following coding sequences:
- a CDS encoding LysR family transcriptional regulator, with product MDLNLIGLFVEIVESRSLSAAARKLGMTRSNISQRLKLLERETGAQLLRRSTRSLELTQAGHTLYDCGQRMLEDLGTARASIDSLGQTLRGRVRISVPTGFGRMFIGSKLLEFARTHPGIALNVTFNNRIEDLIAAEVDVAVRITSTPPLDYVARNICSIDWNLYASAAYVEKHGPIDCPADLERQTLVASPYPGRRVTMTLTHRENEADVHTITMQPALQSSDYPFLAEAVCQGMGIGLLPVYVPHAPMSRGLLPILPQYRVAGQQNTLYIVTLPNRYPSPSTQALIDYLRDEILSLAQTWV from the coding sequence ATGGATTTAAATCTGATCGGCCTGTTCGTCGAGATTGTGGAATCGCGCAGCCTTAGCGCCGCGGCGCGCAAACTCGGCATGACGCGCTCCAACATCAGCCAGCGGTTGAAGCTGTTGGAACGCGAAACCGGCGCGCAACTGTTGCGTCGCTCGACGCGAAGTCTCGAACTGACGCAAGCCGGACACACACTGTACGACTGCGGTCAGCGGATGCTCGAGGATCTGGGGACGGCGCGCGCATCGATCGACAGCCTCGGGCAAACGCTGCGCGGCCGGGTGCGGATCAGCGTACCGACCGGCTTCGGCCGGATGTTCATCGGTTCGAAGCTGCTTGAATTCGCGCGTACGCATCCCGGCATTGCGCTGAATGTCACGTTCAACAACCGGATCGAGGACCTGATCGCCGCGGAAGTCGACGTGGCGGTGAGAATCACGTCGACGCCGCCGCTGGACTACGTGGCGCGCAACATATGCTCGATCGACTGGAACCTGTATGCATCGGCCGCATATGTGGAGAAGCACGGTCCGATCGATTGCCCCGCCGACCTCGAACGGCAGACGCTGGTCGCATCGCCCTACCCGGGCCGGCGCGTGACGATGACGCTCACGCACCGGGAGAACGAAGCCGACGTCCACACGATCACGATGCAGCCCGCGTTGCAGTCGTCGGACTACCCGTTCCTGGCTGAGGCCGTGTGTCAGGGCATGGGTATCGGGCTGTTGCCGGTCTACGTGCCGCATGCGCCGATGAGCCGCGGACTGCTGCCGATCCTGCCGCAATACCGTGTCGCCGGTCAGCAGAACACCCTGTATATCGTCACCCTGCCCAATCGCTATCCATCGCCATCGACGCAAGCCCTGATCGACTACCTGCGCGACGAAATCCTTTCGCTCGCGCAGACCTGGGTCTGA
- a CDS encoding transposase yields MNTPASNHLAGSPAIHDLTDEQWHRIVPLLPEMKDLGPRRGRPCIDIRCVVNSVLWVLHTGKAWSAMPDRYPPYQTAHRYYLRWKRSGVLANIAFALFDTDVMLIRPVARKGDASAV; encoded by the coding sequence ATGAATACTCCCGCTTCAAATCACCTCGCTGGCTCGCCGGCTATTCATGATCTGACCGACGAGCAATGGCACCGCATCGTACCGCTACTGCCTGAAATGAAAGACCTCGGACCACGGCGCGGCCGTCCCTGCATCGATATCCGTTGCGTGGTGAACAGCGTGCTGTGGGTGCTGCATACGGGCAAGGCGTGGAGCGCGATGCCCGACCGCTATCCGCCTTATCAGACTGCGCATCGCTACTATTTGCGCTGGAAAAGATCAGGTGTGCTGGCTAACATCGCCTTCGCGCTATTCGACACCGATGTAATGCTGATCCGACCCGTGGCGCGTAAAGGCGACGCGAGCGCCGTCTAA
- the pcaG gene encoding protocatechuate 3,4-dioxygenase subunit alpha yields the protein MTTLKQTPSQTVGPYFAYGLCPQQYDFSFKSLFTPVLADREAAGEHITIVGQVFDGDGKVVGDAMLEVSQVDAQGRYPESRAEVEASGFRGFARVGTGTDPQMRFVVETVKPGRVSPDEAPHLNVIVTMRGMLLHTFTRIYFEDEAEANTRDPVLSAVPADRRGTLIARREPNMANVYRFDIRMQGDKETVFFDL from the coding sequence ATGACCACTCTCAAGCAAACGCCTTCGCAAACGGTTGGACCTTACTTCGCCTACGGTCTGTGCCCGCAGCAATACGACTTCAGCTTCAAGAGCCTGTTTACGCCTGTTCTGGCCGACCGCGAAGCGGCCGGCGAGCACATCACGATCGTCGGCCAGGTGTTCGACGGCGACGGCAAGGTGGTCGGCGATGCCATGCTGGAAGTGTCGCAAGTGGACGCGCAAGGCCGCTATCCGGAATCGCGCGCGGAAGTCGAGGCAAGCGGTTTTCGTGGCTTCGCCCGGGTCGGCACGGGCACCGATCCGCAAATGCGCTTTGTCGTGGAGACGGTGAAGCCCGGCCGCGTGAGTCCGGACGAAGCACCGCATCTGAACGTGATCGTCACGATGCGCGGCATGTTGCTGCACACTTTTACACGAATCTACTTCGAGGACGAAGCCGAAGCCAATACGCGCGACCCAGTGCTGTCCGCCGTGCCGGCGGACCGTCGCGGCACGCTGATCGCCCGCCGCGAGCCGAATATGGCGAACGTGTACCGCTTCGACATCCGTATGCAGGGCGACAAGGAAACCGTCTTCTTCGATCTGTAA
- a CDS encoding cold-shock protein has protein sequence MDTGTVKWFNDSKGFGFITPDKGGDDLFAHFSEISGDGFKTLAENQKVSFETKQGPKGLQAANIKPL, from the coding sequence ATGGATACCGGTACCGTTAAGTGGTTCAACGACAGCAAAGGCTTTGGCTTCATCACCCCGGACAAGGGCGGCGACGACCTGTTCGCGCACTTCTCCGAAATCAGCGGCGACGGCTTCAAGACGCTGGCTGAAAATCAGAAGGTGAGCTTCGAAACGAAGCAAGGCCCGAAGGGTCTGCAAGCGGCTAACATCAAGCCGCTGTAA
- a CDS encoding porin, translated as MKKSLIVVAVAASFASVAHAQSSVTLYGLLDAGLTYTSNVNHNAKWAAGSGGINQSMFGLRGSEDLGGGLKAIFTLESGFNINNGKFANNNGMFNRQAFVGLSSAQFGTVTLGRQYDAAQDYLAPLTATGSWGGTYFAHPFNNDNLNTNGGFAVNNSIKYSSANYAGFTFGGTYGFSNQAGAFANNREYSVGAAYQWQGLRLGAAYAQQNNPGATNAAGTASNGGASDGAIMGLTGNFRQREFGAAGSYSFGPATVGLAWTQSRIDNVAGAQRSLRANNYEVNGKYNVTPALGLGVAYTFTDGKGYGVGANGGSESVRYHQIGLQADYSLSRRTDVYAQAVYQHAMGDGGVASIYSGDVTQLPSSSKNQTAATVGLRHRF; from the coding sequence ATGAAAAAGAGTCTCATCGTCGTTGCGGTTGCCGCATCGTTCGCTTCCGTCGCTCACGCACAAAGCAGCGTGACGCTGTATGGTCTGTTGGATGCCGGTCTGACGTACACCAGCAATGTCAACCACAACGCAAAGTGGGCAGCAGGTAGCGGCGGCATCAACCAAAGCATGTTCGGTCTGCGCGGTTCGGAAGATCTGGGCGGCGGTCTGAAGGCAATCTTCACGTTGGAAAGCGGCTTCAATATCAACAACGGCAAGTTCGCTAACAACAACGGCATGTTCAACCGCCAAGCGTTTGTCGGTCTGTCGAGCGCGCAATTCGGTACGGTCACGCTGGGTCGTCAATACGACGCGGCACAAGACTACCTGGCACCGCTGACCGCAACGGGCAGCTGGGGCGGTACGTACTTCGCTCACCCGTTCAACAACGACAACCTGAACACGAACGGCGGCTTCGCAGTCAACAACTCGATCAAGTACTCGAGCGCTAACTACGCTGGCTTCACGTTCGGCGGCACGTACGGCTTCTCGAACCAGGCTGGCGCATTCGCAAACAACCGCGAATACAGCGTTGGTGCTGCATACCAGTGGCAAGGTCTGCGTTTGGGCGCGGCTTACGCACAGCAGAACAACCCGGGTGCAACGAACGCAGCAGGCACGGCAAGCAACGGCGGTGCTTCGGACGGCGCGATCATGGGCTTGACCGGCAACTTCCGTCAGCGTGAATTCGGCGCAGCAGGTTCGTACTCGTTCGGCCCGGCTACCGTCGGTCTGGCATGGACGCAATCGCGTATCGACAACGTCGCTGGCGCACAACGATCGCTGCGCGCTAACAACTACGAAGTCAACGGTAAGTACAACGTGACCCCGGCTCTGGGCTTGGGCGTTGCTTACACGTTCACCGACGGCAAGGGTTATGGCGTCGGCGCGAACGGTGGTTCGGAGTCGGTGCGCTACCACCAGATCGGCCTGCAAGCTGACTACTCGCTGTCGCGTCGTACGGACGTCTACGCTCAAGCCGTGTACCAGCACGCAATGGGCGACGGCGGTGTCGCTTCGATCTACAGCGGCGACGTGACGCAACTGCCGTCGTCGTCGAAGAACCAGACGGCTGCTACGGTCGGTCTGCGTCACCGCTTCTAA
- a CDS encoding Crp/Fnr family transcriptional regulator, translating to MDDAPLTALAGARSHRPERVARAGLPQLFATCAWFRALADEHQAMVLASSYAEHLQGGAWIARRQEPSDYWIGVHSGLIKLAIYNASGRSCTLSGVPPGGWFGEGSVIKRELRKYDVAAIQPSLVMFVPSETFHALLGSSLPFTGFVIRQLNNRMGEFIASIQNSRLLDVDARVAQSLAQLFNPELYPDTGRTLAISQEEVGLLAGVSRQRINQALQNLEKLEILRLSYNQIDVLDLERLCAFGREQI from the coding sequence ATGGATGATGCTCCGCTCACCGCCCTCGCAGGCGCCCGTTCGCACCGGCCGGAGCGGGTCGCGCGCGCCGGTCTGCCACAACTGTTCGCCACCTGCGCGTGGTTTCGCGCGCTGGCCGACGAACATCAGGCGATGGTCCTCGCCAGCTCGTACGCGGAGCACCTGCAAGGCGGAGCGTGGATCGCGCGCCGCCAGGAACCGTCGGATTACTGGATCGGCGTGCATTCCGGACTCATCAAACTCGCTATTTACAACGCTTCAGGACGCAGTTGCACGCTGTCCGGCGTGCCGCCCGGCGGCTGGTTCGGCGAAGGCAGCGTCATCAAACGTGAATTGCGCAAATATGACGTGGCCGCGATTCAGCCTTCGCTCGTGATGTTCGTGCCGTCGGAAACGTTTCATGCGCTGCTCGGCTCGAGCCTGCCGTTCACCGGCTTCGTGATCCGGCAGTTGAACAACCGGATGGGCGAATTCATCGCGTCGATCCAGAATAGCCGGCTGCTCGATGTGGACGCTCGCGTCGCCCAATCGCTTGCGCAACTGTTCAATCCCGAGCTGTACCCCGATACCGGCCGCACGTTAGCCATTTCGCAGGAAGAAGTCGGTCTGCTGGCCGGCGTGTCGCGGCAACGGATCAACCAGGCGCTGCAAAACCTCGAGAAACTGGAGATTTTGCGCCTCTCGTACAATCAGATCGACGTGCTCGACCTCGAACGCCTGTGCGCGTTCGGCCGGGAGCAGATCTAG
- the pcaH gene encoding protocatechuate 3,4-dioxygenase subunit beta, whose product MDESFLTARDFASHPAYIYPGYGSSVKRGPTRPLIPLKEKLRDQHVPVYGTEDLGALDHDLTRNAVRNGEPLGERIIVTGRVLDEGGRPVRNTLVEIWQANAAGRYVHKNDQHDAPLDPNFLGAGRCLTDNDGRYRFLTIKPGAYPWGNHPNAWRPNHIHFSLFGDHFGSRLVTQMYFPGDPLLAFDPIFQGTPEHARDRLIANFSLDTTQEAYALGYDFDIVLRGRNETPMER is encoded by the coding sequence ATGGACGAGTCCTTTCTCACCGCGCGCGACTTCGCGTCCCACCCCGCGTACATCTATCCCGGCTACGGTTCATCGGTAAAACGCGGCCCGACGCGCCCGCTGATTCCGCTGAAGGAAAAGCTGCGCGACCAACACGTGCCCGTCTACGGTACTGAAGACCTCGGCGCGCTCGATCACGATCTGACGCGCAATGCCGTGCGCAACGGCGAACCGCTCGGCGAGCGCATCATCGTGACGGGGCGTGTGCTCGATGAAGGCGGCCGTCCGGTGCGCAATACGCTGGTCGAAATCTGGCAAGCCAATGCCGCCGGCCGTTACGTACACAAGAACGATCAGCACGATGCGCCGCTCGATCCCAACTTTCTCGGCGCAGGCCGCTGCCTGACCGACAACGACGGCCGCTATCGCTTTCTGACGATCAAGCCGGGCGCCTATCCGTGGGGCAATCACCCGAACGCGTGGCGTCCGAATCATATTCACTTCTCGCTGTTCGGCGATCATTTCGGCTCGCGCCTCGTCACGCAGATGTACTTTCCCGGCGACCCGCTGCTGGCCTTCGACCCGATCTTCCAGGGCACGCCCGAGCACGCACGCGACCGCCTGATCGCGAACTTCTCGCTCGATACGACGCAAGAGGCCTACGCGCTCGGCTACGATTTCGACATCGTGCTGCGCGGCCGCAATGAAACTCCGATGGAGCGCTGA
- a CDS encoding LysE family transporter gives MSASTAIATILAALLLGAMSPGPSFVIVARNAIGLSRGDGLATAAGMGIGGVFFSGIALLGLYTLLATVEWLYVGLKVAGGLYLIYLASKIWRGAAKPLAFDAAQAAATNVRKSFWIGLSTQLSNPKTAVYYGSIFAALLPQHPPLWCYFALPPAIFAVEAGWYTVVALCFSSKRPREIYLTWKAWIDRVAAGAVTALGLRLILTAHKVGI, from the coding sequence ATGTCCGCATCAACTGCCATCGCTACAATTCTGGCCGCACTGCTATTGGGCGCCATGAGCCCCGGACCAAGCTTCGTGATCGTCGCCCGCAATGCGATCGGCCTATCCCGCGGCGACGGCCTCGCAACGGCCGCGGGCATGGGTATCGGCGGCGTGTTTTTTAGCGGCATCGCGTTGCTGGGGCTGTATACGTTGCTAGCCACAGTCGAGTGGCTATACGTCGGCCTGAAAGTGGCAGGCGGCCTCTATCTGATCTACCTTGCATCGAAAATCTGGCGCGGCGCCGCCAAACCGCTCGCCTTCGATGCCGCACAAGCCGCCGCCACCAATGTGCGCAAATCCTTCTGGATCGGATTGAGCACACAACTCAGCAATCCGAAGACAGCCGTCTACTACGGCAGTATTTTCGCGGCCCTGCTTCCGCAACATCCGCCGCTGTGGTGCTACTTCGCACTGCCGCCCGCGATATTCGCCGTCGAAGCCGGCTGGTACACGGTGGTCGCGTTGTGCTTTTCGAGCAAACGGCCGCGTGAAATCTACCTGACGTGGAAAGCCTGGATCGATCGCGTCGCCGCGGGTGCGGTTACCGCGCTCGGATTGCGCCTGATCCTGACGGCACACAAAGTGGGCATCTAA
- a CDS encoding methyl-accepting chemotaxis protein, with protein sequence MNRLTLKQKLWVPLLLCWAALLIVTVVNALDARNGQMAARRADLADVTDMAVSIVADYAKQADAGKLSVDDAKQQAIARVNAQRYGKSGYVTIVRSDSVMVDHPMSPKLNGKDMSGFRDAKGNALYHDIAQAGGSAAGAGYLRYWWPKPGETTPSEKIGYVKRFGPWNWDFIAGAYMDDIQAQFYTTLERSAAMLVLLGVLVSFVASRVVRNVSRSIGGEPSTAAAIAMQIARGDLATMIELRRDDNSSLLFSLREMRNQLAATVARIKTSAETITVASKEIAAGNLDLSSRTEEQAASLQETAASMDELTKTVTQNADNAATASELATDASNIAARGGQVVNDVVEKMAGITDSSRKIGEIISVIEGIAFQTNILALNAAVEAARAGEEGRGFAVVAGEVRNLAQRSATAAKEIKVLIDQSVAQVGEGSTLAGKAGSTIGEVVDAVRRVTAIMNEISAASKEQSSGIGEVNLAIRQMDDVTQRNAALVEQAAAAAGSLDEQTERLRHAVSVFKVEQHA encoded by the coding sequence ATGAACCGTCTGACACTGAAACAGAAATTGTGGGTGCCGCTGCTGCTGTGCTGGGCGGCGCTCCTGATTGTCACTGTTGTGAACGCGTTAGATGCACGTAACGGTCAAATGGCCGCTCGGCGTGCGGATCTGGCCGACGTCACCGACATGGCGGTATCGATCGTTGCGGACTACGCGAAGCAGGCCGACGCCGGCAAGCTCTCCGTCGACGACGCGAAACAGCAGGCCATTGCCCGCGTCAATGCACAGCGCTACGGCAAGTCCGGCTACGTCACGATCGTCCGCAGCGATTCGGTGATGGTCGACCATCCGATGAGCCCGAAGCTGAACGGCAAGGACATGAGCGGCTTTCGCGACGCCAAAGGCAACGCGCTGTATCACGACATCGCTCAGGCGGGCGGCTCGGCGGCCGGCGCCGGCTATCTACGCTACTGGTGGCCGAAACCCGGCGAGACGACGCCGAGCGAAAAAATTGGCTACGTGAAACGCTTCGGTCCGTGGAACTGGGACTTTATCGCGGGCGCCTATATGGACGACATCCAGGCGCAGTTCTACACCACGCTTGAACGCTCGGCCGCCATGCTGGTGCTGCTCGGGGTACTGGTGTCGTTCGTTGCCTCGCGGGTGGTGCGCAACGTATCGCGTTCGATCGGCGGAGAGCCGTCAACGGCCGCGGCGATCGCGATGCAGATCGCGCGCGGCGACCTCGCCACCATGATTGAACTGCGGCGCGACGACAACTCGAGCCTACTGTTCTCGTTGCGCGAGATGCGCAATCAACTCGCCGCTACCGTCGCGCGGATCAAGACGTCCGCCGAGACGATCACGGTCGCCTCGAAAGAGATCGCCGCGGGCAACCTGGATCTGTCGAGCCGCACCGAAGAGCAGGCTGCCTCGCTGCAGGAAACCGCCGCCAGCATGGACGAACTCACCAAGACCGTCACGCAGAATGCCGACAATGCGGCAACCGCGTCGGAACTGGCGACAGACGCATCGAATATCGCCGCGCGCGGTGGTCAGGTCGTCAACGACGTGGTCGAGAAAATGGCCGGCATCACCGATAGCTCGCGCAAGATCGGCGAGATCATCAGCGTGATCGAAGGCATCGCGTTCCAGACCAATATCCTCGCGCTGAACGCCGCGGTAGAAGCCGCGCGCGCCGGCGAAGAAGGCCGCGGTTTCGCGGTGGTCGCGGGTGAAGTGCGCAACCTCGCGCAGCGCAGCGCGACGGCAGCCAAGGAGATCAAGGTGCTGATCGATCAGTCGGTGGCGCAGGTCGGCGAAGGTTCGACGCTGGCCGGCAAGGCAGGCAGTACGATCGGCGAGGTGGTCGACGCGGTGCGCCGCGTGACGGCGATCATGAACGAGATCTCGGCGGCCTCGAAGGAGCAGAGCTCGGGGATCGGCGAAGTCAATCTCGCGATCCGCCAGATGGACGACGTGACGCAACGCAATGCGGCGCTCGTCGAGCAGGCGGCGGCCGCAGCCGGCTCACTCGATGAGCAGACCGAACGGCTGCGGCATGCAGTTTCGGTGTTCAAGGTCGAACAGCATGCCTGA
- a CDS encoding acyl-CoA synthetase, with product MKHMFEEGLERREANYVPLTPLDFIVRAAEVYGERPAVVHGEIRRNWRETYERTRRLASALQRAGIERGDTVAALLPNIPQMIEAHFGVPMAGAVLNTLNTRLDVSSLLFMLRHGEAKALIVDTEYSEFAHRAALEFPALRVISVADAMPADADKFVRAIDYEAFLQSGDPEFAWTPPADEWDAIALNYTSGTTGDPKGVVYHHRGAYLNALSNILEWDMPRHAVYLWTLPLFHCNGWCFAWTVAARAGVNVCLRKFDAKTVFELIRREGITHYCGAPIVQSALANAPAEWREGIAHRVSTMVAGAAPPPAVIAKMKEIGFDLTHVYGLTETYGPAAVCAKQTQWETLDDDARAELNARQGVRYHLQAAVTVLDPDTLEPVPNDGETLGEIMFRGNICMKGYLKNERATEATFRGGWFHTGDLGVRMSDGYIRIRDRSKDIIISGGENISSIEIEDTLYRHPAVSVAAVVAMADPKWGEVPCAFIELKEGAQVTAEEIIAHCRLFLAGYKLPKAVRFGELPKTSTGKIQKFELRARIKSEGTE from the coding sequence ATGAAGCACATGTTCGAAGAAGGACTCGAGCGCCGCGAGGCCAATTATGTCCCGCTGACACCACTCGATTTCATCGTACGCGCAGCGGAAGTCTACGGTGAGCGGCCCGCGGTCGTCCATGGGGAGATTCGCCGCAACTGGCGCGAAACCTATGAGCGTACGCGGCGGCTGGCCAGCGCATTACAGCGGGCCGGTATCGAACGCGGCGATACGGTCGCGGCTTTACTTCCTAACATTCCTCAGATGATCGAAGCGCACTTCGGCGTGCCGATGGCCGGGGCCGTGCTCAATACGCTGAATACGCGGCTCGACGTGTCGTCTTTGCTGTTCATGCTGCGGCATGGCGAGGCGAAGGCGTTGATCGTCGATACGGAGTACAGCGAATTTGCACATCGCGCGGCGCTGGAATTCCCTGCGTTGCGGGTGATCAGCGTGGCCGATGCAATGCCCGCCGACGCGGACAAATTCGTCCGCGCGATCGATTACGAAGCGTTCCTGCAATCCGGCGACCCGGAGTTCGCATGGACGCCGCCTGCCGACGAATGGGACGCCATTGCGCTGAACTACACCTCGGGTACGACCGGCGATCCGAAGGGCGTGGTCTACCATCATCGCGGCGCCTATCTGAATGCGCTCAGCAATATCCTCGAATGGGACATGCCCAGGCATGCTGTCTATCTGTGGACGTTGCCGCTCTTTCATTGCAACGGCTGGTGTTTCGCATGGACCGTCGCCGCGCGTGCGGGCGTCAACGTCTGTCTGCGCAAATTCGACGCGAAGACGGTGTTCGAGCTGATCCGCCGCGAAGGTATTACGCACTATTGTGGCGCGCCGATCGTGCAGAGCGCGCTGGCCAATGCGCCGGCCGAGTGGCGCGAGGGCATCGCGCATCGCGTGTCGACGATGGTGGCGGGCGCGGCGCCGCCGCCGGCTGTGATCGCGAAGATGAAAGAGATCGGTTTCGACCTGACGCACGTATACGGGCTTACGGAAACCTACGGCCCGGCCGCGGTCTGTGCGAAACAGACTCAATGGGAAACGCTCGACGACGACGCGCGCGCCGAACTGAACGCGCGGCAAGGCGTGCGCTATCACCTGCAAGCAGCGGTGACGGTACTCGACCCGGATACGCTCGAGCCGGTGCCGAACGACGGCGAAACGCTCGGCGAAATCATGTTCCGCGGCAACATCTGCATGAAGGGTTACCTGAAGAACGAGCGCGCCACGGAAGCGACCTTCCGCGGCGGCTGGTTTCATACCGGCGACCTGGGCGTGCGGATGTCTGACGGCTATATCCGTATCCGCGATCGCAGCAAGGACATCATCATTTCGGGTGGCGAGAATATCTCGAGCATCGAGATCGAAGACACGCTGTACCGGCACCCCGCGGTCTCGGTTGCCGCCGTGGTGGCGATGGCCGATCCGAAGTGGGGTGAGGTGCCGTGCGCCTTCATCGAACTCAAGGAAGGCGCTCAGGTGACTGCGGAGGAAATCATCGCGCACTGCCGGCTGTTTCTTGCGGGATACAAGCTGCCCAAAGCAGTGCGCTTCGGCGAGTTGCCGAAGACATCGACGGGAAAAATCCAGAAGTTCGAGTTGCGCGCGCGGATCAAGTCGGAAGGAACCGAATAG
- a CDS encoding CaiB/BaiF CoA-transferase family protein, which translates to MSNLTSSLPLAGVRVLDLSRILAGPWCAMVLGDLGAEVIKVEHPKRGDDTRDWGLRVGSTETAYFNSVNRNKRSVSLDLQTAEGQQIARELAQKSDVVIQNFKFGGAEKLGLGYEQLKQEHEDLIYCSISGYDRTGPEAARPGYDLVVQGEAGLMALNGEADQPPLKFGVAAVDLFTGMYSAQAVLAALFERQQTGKGRHIEMALFDCGLMITSYYGLEALIMGEDPPRYGNAHPSIVPYGVFDAADGPLVITVGNNSQFTRFCREVIERPDLAEDERFRTNIGRAANREALVPELKREIGRRERRVLLERLAQAGIPCGEVLGLHEALTSKRATDAGLVTTQSHPEAGSTHVLAPPYRFDGARLPVRSAPPQLGEGTKDVLQSLLGLSDERLSRLKAEGVV; encoded by the coding sequence ATGTCGAACCTGACTTCCTCGCTGCCGCTAGCCGGCGTTCGCGTCCTCGATCTCTCCCGGATACTTGCCGGACCGTGGTGCGCCATGGTGCTGGGCGATCTCGGCGCCGAAGTCATCAAGGTCGAGCACCCGAAGCGCGGCGACGACACCCGCGATTGGGGCTTGCGAGTCGGCTCGACCGAGACGGCCTATTTCAACAGCGTCAACCGCAACAAGCGCTCGGTGAGTCTCGACCTGCAAACCGCCGAGGGCCAGCAGATCGCGCGGGAACTGGCACAGAAGAGCGACGTCGTGATCCAGAACTTCAAGTTCGGCGGTGCGGAAAAGCTGGGCCTCGGCTACGAGCAACTGAAGCAGGAACATGAGGACCTGATCTACTGCTCGATCTCCGGCTATGACCGCACGGGACCGGAAGCCGCGCGCCCCGGCTACGATCTGGTGGTTCAGGGCGAGGCCGGGCTGATGGCGCTCAACGGCGAAGCCGATCAGCCGCCCCTGAAGTTCGGCGTTGCCGCTGTCGACCTGTTCACCGGGATGTACTCGGCCCAGGCGGTGCTCGCGGCGCTTTTCGAGCGTCAGCAGACCGGCAAGGGACGCCACATCGAAATGGCGCTGTTCGATTGCGGCCTGATGATCACGTCGTATTACGGGCTGGAAGCGCTGATCATGGGCGAGGACCCGCCGCGTTACGGCAACGCGCATCCTTCGATCGTGCCCTACGGCGTATTCGATGCGGCCGATGGACCGCTCGTCATCACGGTCGGCAACAACAGTCAGTTCACGCGCTTCTGTCGCGAAGTGATTGAACGCCCGGATCTTGCCGAAGACGAGCGCTTCCGGACGAACATCGGCCGTGCGGCGAACCGCGAGGCTCTCGTGCCCGAACTCAAGCGCGAGATCGGCCGGCGAGAGCGCCGGGTGTTGCTGGAGCGCCTGGCTCAGGCCGGCATTCCATGTGGCGAAGTGCTCGGTCTTCACGAGGCGCTCACCTCGAAGCGCGCGACGGACGCCGGGCTCGTGACGACGCAGTCGCATCCGGAAGCCGGCAGCACACATGTCCTCGCTCCGCCCTATCGCTTCGACGGTGCCCGCTTGCCGGTACGAAGCGCGCCGCCGCAACTCGGGGAAGGTACGAAGGATGTTCTGCAATCGCTGCTCGGCCTGTCGGACGAACGACTGTCACGGTTGAAGGCAGAAGGCGTCGTTTAG